In one Aeromicrobium erythreum genomic region, the following are encoded:
- a CDS encoding YgfZ/GcvT domain-containing protein, whose product MSEHLVPPAGDADAVAPGRRSPLLGLDGAVEADAPDSGVAAHYGELTVEQRRLERGEGFVDLSHRDVLTVTGPDRLTWLHSLTTQHLESLPPGVRTEVLVLTPQGRIEHAFEGVDDGTTFWAHTEPGAGAALVTFLDRMRFMMRVEVADVSDAHAVLGRVEPGSDGAPGRAVWAIEPRADVASWPERHGRPAGTWAWEALRIASGTPRLGLDTDDRTIPNEVGLLERAVHLDKGCYRGQETVARVHNLGRPPRRLTLLHLDGSADRLPAPGSPVERADAPGQAVGVLGSRGLHHELGPIGLALLKRSVPTDATLVVDGVAAAQELVVDPEVGLHVRPRSGG is encoded by the coding sequence GTGTCTGAGCACCTGGTTCCTCCCGCCGGCGACGCCGACGCCGTCGCGCCGGGCCGGCGCAGCCCGCTGCTCGGCCTCGACGGTGCCGTCGAGGCCGACGCGCCCGACTCCGGCGTCGCCGCCCACTACGGCGAGCTGACCGTCGAGCAGCGCCGGCTCGAGCGTGGCGAGGGCTTCGTCGACCTGTCGCACCGCGACGTGCTGACGGTCACCGGCCCCGACCGGCTCACGTGGCTGCACTCGCTGACCACCCAGCACCTCGAGTCGCTCCCGCCGGGCGTGCGCACGGAGGTGCTCGTGCTCACGCCGCAGGGCCGCATCGAGCACGCCTTCGAGGGCGTCGACGACGGCACCACCTTCTGGGCCCACACGGAGCCCGGGGCCGGCGCCGCTCTCGTGACGTTCCTCGACCGGATGCGCTTCATGATGCGCGTCGAGGTCGCCGACGTGAGCGACGCCCACGCGGTCCTCGGCCGGGTCGAGCCCGGCAGCGACGGGGCGCCCGGTCGAGCGGTCTGGGCGATCGAGCCGCGCGCCGACGTCGCGTCGTGGCCGGAGCGTCACGGCCGCCCCGCAGGGACGTGGGCGTGGGAGGCGCTGCGCATCGCGTCCGGCACCCCGCGTCTCGGCCTCGACACCGACGACCGGACCATCCCGAACGAGGTGGGTCTGCTCGAGCGCGCCGTGCACCTCGACAAGGGCTGCTACCGCGGGCAGGAGACGGTGGCGCGCGTGCACAACCTCGGCCGTCCCCCGCGCCGGCTCACGCTGCTGCACCTCGACGGCTCCGCCGACCGGCTGCCGGCTCCCGGCTCACCGGTCGAGCGCGCGGACGCACCCGGCCAGGCGGTCGGTGTGCTCGGCTCGCGCGGCCTGCACCACGAGCTCGGCCCGATCGGGCTCGCGCTGCTGAAGCGCTCGGTGCCCACCGACGCGACGCTGGTCGTCGACGGGGTCGCCGCCGCGCAGGAGCTCGTCGTCGACCCCGAGGTGGGTCTGCACGTGCGCCCCCGGTCCGGTGGCTGA
- a CDS encoding FABP family protein, with protein MAFEIPADLHPDVAPLAWLLGTWHGNGRGEYPTIEPYAFEQDVVFAHDTRPFLHYFSRSWTTDEEGNRTGPGDLETGFLRPAGLVEGGKGINVELVLAHPTGYAEVWYGVAEGPRITLATDIVARTATAVEYTAGQRMYGLVEGALMYAVDKAAEGQSMQSHLWGKLARV; from the coding sequence ATGGCCTTCGAGATCCCGGCAGACCTGCACCCCGACGTGGCCCCGCTCGCATGGCTGCTCGGCACGTGGCACGGCAACGGGCGGGGTGAGTACCCGACGATCGAGCCCTACGCGTTCGAGCAGGACGTCGTGTTCGCGCACGACACGCGGCCGTTCCTGCACTACTTCAGCCGCTCCTGGACGACCGACGAGGAGGGCAACCGCACCGGTCCCGGCGACCTCGAGACCGGTTTCCTGCGGCCCGCCGGACTGGTCGAGGGCGGCAAGGGCATCAACGTCGAGCTCGTGCTCGCCCACCCCACCGGCTACGCCGAGGTCTGGTACGGCGTGGCGGAGGGCCCGCGGATCACGCTGGCCACCGACATCGTCGCGCGGACCGCGACCGCCGTCGAGTACACCGCCGGGCAGCGCATGTACGGCCTCGTCGAGGGTGCGCTCATGTACGCCGTCGACAAGGCGGCCGAGGGCCAGAGCATGCAGTCGCACCTGTGGGGGAAGCTCGCCCGTGTCTGA
- a CDS encoding DUF4012 domain-containing protein has product MRPPRRFLPERWDRAGWARLVLSVVGGVVLVCGVVLAWQGVRAAILLQRASDASQVLLAQVAQGDADGARRTAEVLEDAARRSHDSTDGPLWAVASWLPVVGDDVDAVRVVSREVDRVATRAVPTVVDVTAQVGLDAFSPRDGRVDIANLESVAPRLGAPRRALDEAARNVGDIRPEDVVGRLQVPVRRLQDVLTGAASAARVADTAATLLPDMLGAQERRRYLLLIQNNAEVRSLGGIPGSWAVIEADRGRVRMTEQGSAIDVPPVDDPRLAVPASQYGAVPVSAAEDLRNTTSVPDFPEAARFAGSLVGEATDTRFDGVVSVDPVTLGYLLQGLGPVTLGDGTRLTSENAVDELLNGVYRRYTTDPLAQDAVFEDAARSIFDAFVGGRGATQPVLEALVRAAVDNRVMVWSADRSEQRRIRTTGVSGVLSQDADRARVGVFVDDSKGSKLQYYLETSHTLTSSRCVDDRSQELTLRTRLSSVVPRSGLPVSITGFRLPGLSATDQRLSVRVVAPAGGVLQQVRLGDVDRQPVGGRLGDRRVTVVPLTLRAGESVDLTVTMRTGDGQTDDPVLTSTPGIRAEPNDVRVRSACG; this is encoded by the coding sequence GTGAGGCCGCCTCGGCGGTTCCTGCCCGAACGCTGGGACCGGGCGGGCTGGGCCCGGCTGGTGCTCTCCGTGGTGGGGGGTGTCGTCCTGGTCTGCGGGGTCGTCCTCGCCTGGCAGGGCGTCCGCGCGGCCATCCTCCTGCAACGGGCCAGCGACGCGTCGCAGGTGCTGCTCGCGCAGGTCGCCCAGGGTGACGCCGACGGCGCTCGGCGCACCGCCGAGGTGCTCGAGGACGCCGCGCGACGCTCCCACGACTCGACGGACGGTCCGCTGTGGGCGGTGGCGTCCTGGCTGCCGGTCGTCGGCGACGACGTCGACGCGGTGCGGGTGGTCAGCCGCGAGGTCGACCGGGTCGCGACCCGGGCGGTCCCGACGGTCGTCGATGTGACCGCCCAGGTCGGTCTCGACGCGTTCTCACCGCGCGACGGTCGCGTCGACATCGCGAACCTCGAGAGCGTCGCACCCCGGCTTGGCGCGCCTCGGCGGGCGCTCGACGAGGCCGCGCGCAACGTCGGCGACATCCGTCCGGAGGACGTCGTCGGCCGGCTGCAGGTGCCGGTCCGCCGGCTGCAGGACGTGCTCACGGGTGCCGCGTCGGCGGCCCGGGTCGCCGACACCGCCGCGACGCTGCTGCCCGACATGCTCGGCGCGCAGGAGCGTCGCCGGTACCTGCTGCTCATCCAGAACAACGCCGAGGTCCGCTCGCTCGGCGGCATCCCCGGCTCCTGGGCGGTCATCGAGGCCGACCGGGGCCGGGTGCGCATGACCGAGCAGGGTTCGGCGATCGACGTCCCGCCCGTCGACGACCCGCGCCTGGCCGTCCCGGCGTCGCAGTACGGCGCGGTCCCGGTGTCGGCGGCCGAGGACCTGCGCAACACCACCTCGGTCCCGGACTTCCCGGAGGCGGCCCGGTTCGCGGGGTCGCTCGTCGGCGAGGCGACCGACACCCGGTTCGACGGCGTCGTCTCGGTCGATCCCGTGACGCTCGGCTACCTGCTGCAGGGGCTCGGTCCGGTCACCCTCGGCGACGGCACGCGACTCACCAGCGAGAACGCGGTGGACGAGCTCCTCAACGGCGTGTACCGCCGCTACACGACCGACCCGCTCGCGCAGGACGCCGTGTTCGAGGACGCCGCACGCAGCATCTTCGACGCCTTCGTCGGTGGACGCGGAGCCACGCAGCCCGTCCTCGAGGCACTGGTGCGCGCCGCCGTCGACAACCGGGTGATGGTCTGGTCGGCCGACCGGTCGGAGCAGCGCCGCATCCGCACCACCGGCGTCTCAGGAGTCCTGTCGCAGGACGCCGACCGGGCGCGCGTCGGGGTGTTCGTGGACGACAGCAAGGGCTCGAAGCTGCAGTACTACCTCGAGACGTCGCACACGTTGACGTCGTCGCGCTGCGTCGACGACCGCAGCCAGGAGCTCACGCTGCGCACCCGCCTGAGCTCCGTCGTGCCGAGGTCGGGGCTGCCCGTCTCGATCACCGGCTTCCGGCTGCCCGGCCTGTCCGCCACGGACCAGCGGCTCTCCGTTCGGGTCGTGGCGCCTGCCGGAGGCGTCCTGCAGCAGGTCCGCCTCGGCGACGTCGACCGTCAGCCGGTCGGTGGTCGGCTCGGCGACCGTCGGGTCACCGTCGTGCCGCTGACGCTGCGGGCGGGGGAGTCGGTCGACCTCACCGTCACGATGCGCACGGGCGACGGGCAGACGGACGACCCCGTGCTCACGAGCACGCCCGGCATCCGTGCCGAGCCGAACGACGTCCGCGTGCGCTCGGCCTGCGGCTGA
- a CDS encoding DEAD/DEAH box helicase — protein sequence MTDDRPASDLSDQTPEQEASTVPEAAAPGARFAALGLGDELVEVLGGLGYEAPTPIQEAAVPALLAGRDVVGLAQTGTGKTAAFALPILEKIDPDRASTQALVLAPTRELALQVCEAMTSYTPRSRRIRVLPVYGGQGYGAQLAGLERGAHVVVGTPGRVMDHLDRGSLDLSGLDHLVLDEADEMLAMGFAEDVERILADTPEYKQVALFSATMPPAIRRLAKRYLHDPADIATPQARSSTSTVRQRWIPVSHHAKLDALTRLLEVESGDAMIIFVRTKSATEELAERLRSRGFSAAAINGDLVQAQRERTVTALKNGSLDILVATDVAARGLDVDRITHVVNYDIPHDPEAYVHRVGRTGRAGRSGEAILFVTPRERRLLSAIEKVSGRPVEETGVPSVDEVNARRTAKFAQAITDSMGSAQFHAFRGLVEDYVREHDVEMLDVAAALAVMSTDDKEFFLRPDPPKKERRERPERQDRPARDAGDRPARPSKDGWAPYRIAVGKRHKVTPSMIVGALANEGGLRRADFGKITLGIDHAVVELPQDLPPAVFEALADTRISGRRIDLQADRGARGGRSSRDDRPTAHRKGSGAPGGKGKGGQRGSWSKDGESPRKPRHPKGH from the coding sequence ATGACCGACGACCGTCCCGCGTCCGACCTGTCCGACCAGACCCCCGAGCAGGAGGCGTCGACCGTCCCGGAGGCGGCCGCACCCGGCGCCCGGTTCGCCGCGCTGGGCCTGGGCGACGAGCTGGTGGAGGTGCTCGGCGGGCTCGGCTACGAGGCACCGACGCCCATCCAGGAGGCGGCGGTGCCGGCCCTCCTCGCCGGCCGCGACGTCGTCGGTCTCGCGCAGACGGGCACCGGCAAGACGGCTGCGTTCGCGCTGCCGATCCTCGAGAAGATCGACCCCGACCGCGCCTCCACGCAGGCGCTCGTGCTCGCGCCCACCCGCGAGCTGGCCCTGCAGGTCTGCGAGGCGATGACGTCGTACACGCCGCGGTCGCGTCGCATCCGCGTGCTCCCCGTCTACGGCGGGCAGGGCTACGGCGCCCAGCTGGCCGGGCTCGAGCGCGGTGCCCACGTCGTCGTCGGCACGCCGGGTCGCGTCATGGACCACCTCGACCGCGGCAGCCTCGACCTCTCCGGGCTCGACCACCTCGTGCTCGACGAGGCCGACGAGATGCTCGCGATGGGGTTCGCGGAGGACGTCGAGCGGATCCTCGCCGACACCCCCGAGTACAAGCAGGTCGCGCTGTTCTCGGCCACGATGCCGCCGGCCATCCGCCGCCTCGCGAAGCGCTACCTGCACGACCCCGCCGACATCGCGACGCCGCAGGCCCGCTCGTCGACGAGCACGGTGCGTCAGCGCTGGATCCCCGTCTCGCACCACGCGAAGCTCGACGCGCTCACGCGTCTGCTCGAGGTGGAGAGCGGCGACGCCATGATCATCTTCGTCCGCACGAAGTCGGCCACCGAGGAGCTCGCGGAGCGACTGCGCTCGCGCGGGTTCTCCGCGGCCGCCATCAACGGCGACCTCGTCCAGGCGCAGCGCGAGCGGACCGTGACGGCGCTGAAGAACGGCTCGCTCGACATCCTCGTCGCCACCGACGTGGCCGCGCGCGGTCTCGACGTCGACCGCATCACCCACGTCGTCAACTACGACATCCCCCACGACCCCGAGGCGTACGTGCACCGGGTCGGCCGCACGGGCCGTGCCGGGCGCAGCGGCGAGGCGATCCTGTTCGTCACCCCGCGCGAGCGTCGGCTCCTGTCGGCGATCGAGAAGGTGTCGGGACGCCCGGTCGAGGAGACCGGCGTGCCCAGCGTCGACGAGGTCAACGCGCGCCGTACCGCCAAGTTCGCGCAGGCGATCACCGACAGCATGGGCTCCGCCCAGTTCCACGCCTTCCGGGGCCTCGTGGAGGACTACGTGCGCGAGCACGACGTCGAGATGCTCGACGTGGCCGCGGCGCTCGCGGTGATGAGCACGGACGACAAGGAGTTCTTCCTGCGTCCGGACCCGCCGAAGAAGGAGCGGCGTGAGCGCCCGGAGCGGCAGGACCGGCCGGCGCGCGACGCCGGTGACCGCCCTGCGCGCCCGTCGAAGGACGGCTGGGCGCCGTACCGGATCGCCGTCGGCAAGCGGCACAAGGTGACGCCGTCGATGATCGTCGGCGCGCTCGCCAACGAGGGCGGTCTGCGTCGCGCCGACTTCGGCAAGATCACCCTCGGCATCGACCACGCCGTCGTCGAGCTCCCGCAGGACCTGCCCCCGGCGGTGTTCGAGGCGCTCGCCGACACGCGGATCTCCGGACGTCGCATCGACCTGCAGGCCGACCGTGGCGCCCGGGGTGGACGCTCCTCGCGCGACGACCGGCCGACCGCGCACCGCAAGGGCTCGGGCGCACCGGGCGGCAAGGGCAAGGGCGGTCAGCGCGGCAGCTGGTCGAAGGACGGCGAGTCGCCCCGCAAGCCCCGCCACCCCAAGGGTCACTGA
- the dtd gene encoding D-aminoacyl-tRNA deacylase: MRAVVQRVTQASVVVEGEVVGSVGGGEEDGGHLLVLLGVTHDDTVQKAESLARKVHGLRVLREERSVADTGGSVLVVSQFTLYGDARKGRRPSWTAAAPGAVAEPLYEEFCAALRALGTDVPTGRFGADMQVASVNDGPVTILLEL; the protein is encoded by the coding sequence GTGCGTGCAGTGGTGCAGCGGGTGACCCAGGCGTCCGTCGTCGTCGAGGGCGAGGTCGTCGGGTCCGTGGGCGGCGGAGAGGAGGACGGGGGCCACCTCCTCGTCCTGCTCGGGGTCACCCACGACGACACCGTGCAGAAGGCCGAGTCGCTGGCGCGCAAGGTGCACGGGCTGCGGGTGCTGCGCGAGGAGCGGTCGGTCGCCGACACCGGCGGCTCGGTGCTGGTGGTCAGCCAGTTCACGCTCTACGGCGACGCCCGCAAGGGTCGCCGTCCGAGCTGGACGGCAGCCGCCCCCGGCGCCGTCGCCGAGCCGCTGTACGAGGAGTTCTGCGCCGCGCTGCGCGCCCTGGGCACCGACGTGCCCACCGGGCGCTTCGGCGCCGACATGCAGGTCGCGTCGGTCAACGACGGACCCGTCACGATCCTGCTGGAGCTGTGA
- the manA gene encoding mannose-6-phosphate isomerase, class I, with amino-acid sequence MRRLDNPDRDYDWGSPDAIPRFLGRTPDGAPVAEIWMGTHPLNPSTVQGADGPVSLREVAGELPFMLKILAADRPLSIQVHPNAVLAQEGFEAEEAAGVPLDAPHRVYKDPHPKPEMVYALTAFDTLVGFRPTAEILRVLAAIDVPRVHQLVENLRRQPGFLGIVRIVEDLLTDRPSPEEVAAVVAACRAGVDRGIDIKRAYATAVLVDEHHPGDVGVVMSLLLNRLTLQPGEAAYLGAGIIHAHLSGLCVEVMVSSDNVLRGGLTGKHLDPQGLVRCLDRGMSRLARVDADQFGFSTDVYSPGLHEFALSVTQCSSAEPDGARLPDDGRRIVVCLGGEVEVVNEAGEREHLARGEAVFADESDGVLHAVGTGEVAQAYTPAPDLPPTELTDLV; translated from the coding sequence ATGCGACGACTGGACAACCCCGACCGCGACTACGACTGGGGCTCTCCTGACGCCATCCCGCGCTTCCTCGGCCGCACGCCCGACGGTGCTCCGGTGGCCGAGATCTGGATGGGCACCCACCCGCTGAACCCCTCGACGGTGCAGGGCGCCGACGGTCCGGTCTCGCTGCGAGAGGTGGCCGGCGAGCTGCCGTTCATGCTCAAGATCCTGGCCGCCGACCGACCGCTGTCGATCCAGGTGCACCCGAACGCCGTCCTCGCGCAGGAGGGGTTCGAGGCCGAGGAGGCCGCCGGCGTGCCGCTGGACGCCCCGCACCGCGTGTACAAGGACCCGCACCCGAAGCCGGAGATGGTGTACGCGTTGACCGCGTTCGACACGCTCGTCGGCTTCCGTCCGACGGCCGAGATCCTGCGCGTGCTCGCCGCGATCGACGTGCCGCGCGTGCACCAGCTCGTCGAGAACCTGCGTCGTCAGCCCGGGTTCCTCGGCATCGTGCGCATCGTCGAGGACCTGCTCACGGACCGTCCGTCCCCCGAGGAGGTGGCGGCGGTCGTGGCCGCCTGCCGCGCGGGTGTGGACCGCGGCATCGACATCAAGCGCGCGTACGCGACGGCCGTGCTCGTCGACGAGCACCACCCGGGCGACGTCGGCGTCGTCATGTCGCTGCTGCTCAACCGCTTGACGCTGCAGCCCGGCGAGGCCGCCTACCTCGGCGCCGGCATCATCCACGCCCACCTCAGCGGCCTGTGCGTCGAGGTCATGGTGTCCTCCGACAACGTGCTGCGCGGCGGACTGACGGGCAAGCACCTCGACCCGCAGGGTCTCGTCCGCTGCCTCGACCGCGGCATGTCGCGACTGGCGCGCGTCGACGCCGACCAGTTCGGCTTCTCCACCGACGTCTACAGCCCGGGCCTGCACGAGTTCGCCCTCTCGGTGACGCAGTGCTCGTCGGCCGAGCCCGACGGCGCCCGCCTCCCCGACGACGGCCGTCGCATCGTCGTCTGCCTCGGCGGCGAGGTCGAGGTCGTGAACGAGGCCGGCGAGCGCGAGCACCTCGCCCGCGGCGAGGCGGTGTTCGCCGACGAGTCCGACGGTGTCCTTCACGCCGTCGGCACCGGCGAGGTCGCGCAGGCCTACACCCCCGCCCCCGACCTGCCGCCCACCGAGCTCACCGACCTCGTCTGA
- a CDS encoding mannose-1-phosphate guanylyltransferase, with product MSTAPSDLDDLHVIIPAGGAGTRLWPLSRAGRPKFLLDLTGSGRTLLQQTWDRVTKLVPPERVHVVTGPRHADAVRAQLPGLTSVFVEPSPRDSMPAIGLATAVVLARHPEAVVASFAADHVITGEDRFADAVAQAVRTARTGAVTTIGISPRSPSTAFGYVESGAPLAVDGAPSARTVVRFVEKPDEETARAYLRAGTFSWNAGMFVTRADVLLGHLARLQPTLHAGLQRIAAAWDGPDAQTVLEAVWPSLTRIAIDHAVAEPVSLTGGIATVPGRFGWDDIGDFAALHELGVSGDTGVVWVDADGLVRTTGGVTVAVVGIPGAVVVQTDDALLVTTVEHAQRVKEVPAALAASGRTDLV from the coding sequence ATGAGTACTGCACCCTCGGACCTCGACGACCTGCACGTCATCATCCCGGCCGGCGGCGCGGGCACCCGGCTGTGGCCGCTGTCGCGTGCCGGCCGCCCGAAGTTCCTGCTCGACCTGACCGGCTCGGGCCGCACCTTGCTGCAGCAGACGTGGGACCGCGTGACGAAGCTCGTACCGCCCGAGCGGGTGCACGTCGTCACCGGGCCGCGGCACGCCGACGCCGTGCGCGCGCAGCTGCCCGGGCTGACCAGCGTCTTCGTCGAGCCGTCGCCGCGCGACTCGATGCCGGCCATCGGGCTCGCGACCGCCGTCGTGCTCGCCCGGCACCCCGAGGCCGTCGTCGCGTCGTTCGCCGCCGACCACGTCATCACCGGCGAGGACCGCTTCGCCGACGCCGTCGCGCAGGCCGTCCGGACCGCGCGCACGGGGGCCGTGACCACCATCGGCATCTCGCCCCGCTCCCCCTCCACGGCGTTCGGGTACGTCGAGTCGGGCGCGCCGCTCGCGGTCGACGGCGCGCCGAGCGCGCGGACCGTCGTGCGCTTCGTCGAGAAGCCCGACGAGGAGACCGCGCGCGCCTACCTGCGGGCCGGCACCTTCAGCTGGAACGCGGGCATGTTCGTCACCCGCGCCGACGTCCTCCTCGGCCACCTCGCCCGGCTCCAGCCGACCCTGCACGCGGGTCTGCAGCGCATCGCCGCAGCCTGGGACGGCCCGGATGCGCAGACCGTGCTCGAGGCCGTCTGGCCGTCGCTCACCCGCATCGCCATCGACCACGCCGTCGCGGAGCCGGTGTCGCTCACCGGCGGCATCGCGACCGTGCCCGGCCGCTTCGGCTGGGACGACATCGGCGACTTCGCCGCCCTCCACGAGCTGGGCGTCAGCGGCGACACCGGCGTCGTCTGGGTCGACGCCGACGGCCTCGTCCGCACCACCGGTGGCGTCACCGTCGCCGTCGTCGGCATCCCCGGTGCCGTCGTCGTGCAGACCGACGACGCCCTCCTCGTCACCACCGTCGAACACGCGCAGCGCGTCAAGGAGGTCCCCGCCGCCCTCGCCGCGTCGGGCCGGACCGACCTGGTCTGA
- a CDS encoding LCP family protein — MSRRLKRERRAVAGKRRMGGTPWHRRHRRLLVGVVGVLVVVLGTASGYAYYLNSQLDNVGRVDTQLKEKDRPDPDRGRALNILLLGSDKGKEEPGARDTTLAEDAAASRWPAGKYRSDTLMIAHITSDRRKVYLVSIPRDTFTDIHDQTGAVRSKQKINDAFSEYGPDGAISTVENLTNLRMRHLAIIDWDGFESLSSAVGGVPVFIPRAFYDPKQEVQWQAGQQTLEGKKALAYVRTRYGLVRGDFDRIARQQNFLRSLMKKMLARDTLSNPIKLTRTLTAVTKNLTVDADWDPGDMRALALSLRGVRSDDVTFLTAPVAGTELDPTYGDVVVLDQAKCAELFDALRNDRMDAYLRKYPDDRLADERQIG, encoded by the coding sequence ATGTCGCGACGCCTCAAGCGTGAGCGTCGTGCCGTCGCGGGCAAGCGCCGCATGGGCGGGACACCCTGGCACCGTCGCCACCGCAGGCTGCTGGTCGGCGTGGTCGGCGTGCTCGTGGTCGTGCTCGGCACCGCCAGCGGCTACGCCTACTACCTCAACTCCCAGCTCGACAACGTCGGCCGTGTCGACACCCAGCTCAAGGAGAAGGACCGACCCGACCCCGACCGTGGCAGGGCGCTGAACATCCTGCTGCTCGGCTCGGACAAGGGCAAGGAGGAGCCGGGAGCGCGCGACACCACCCTCGCGGAGGACGCTGCGGCGTCGCGCTGGCCGGCGGGCAAGTACCGCAGCGACACGCTGATGATCGCCCACATCACGTCGGACCGGCGCAAGGTCTACCTCGTCTCGATCCCGCGCGACACGTTCACCGACATCCACGACCAGACCGGCGCGGTGCGCTCGAAGCAGAAGATCAACGACGCGTTCTCCGAGTACGGGCCCGACGGGGCGATCTCGACCGTCGAGAACCTCACGAACCTGCGCATGCGGCACCTGGCGATCATCGACTGGGACGGCTTCGAGTCGCTCTCGTCGGCGGTCGGCGGCGTGCCCGTGTTCATCCCGCGCGCCTTCTACGACCCGAAGCAGGAGGTGCAGTGGCAGGCGGGCCAGCAGACCCTCGAGGGCAAGAAGGCGCTCGCCTACGTGCGCACCCGCTACGGCCTCGTCCGCGGCGACTTCGACCGCATCGCCCGGCAGCAGAACTTCCTGCGCTCGCTGATGAAGAAGATGCTGGCGCGCGACACGCTCAGCAACCCGATCAAGCTCACCCGCACCCTCACCGCCGTCACGAAGAACCTCACGGTCGACGCCGACTGGGACCCGGGCGACATGCGTGCGCTCGCGCTGTCGCTGCGCGGAGTCCGCTCCGACGACGTCACCTTCCTGACCGCACCCGTCGCCGGGACCGAGCTGGACCCGACGTACGGCGACGTCGTCGTGCTCGACCAGGCCAAGTGCGCGGAGCTGTTCGACGCCCTGCGCAACGACCGCATGGACGCCTACCTGCGCAAGTACCCCGACGACCGGCTCGCCGACGAGCGCCAGATCGGCTGA
- a CDS encoding polysaccharide biosynthesis tyrosine autokinase has product MVLLGLLGALAGQLVVSGLTPRYEASAEVLVSSPPASVDGSARAVTARTVESYGRLLSQPYLLDRAARALDESSLPADSVRSGVVGDSDVLRVTVRDDSLDVARERAGAIAEAFTAWLEDSQQALRPNQQVTGLVIDPGTGSTGPVSPRRWPYLLGGLLVGLLLGLGVARWRQLADRGVASADELEATTEAPLLGAIAYDRSVQDAPLLTSLSPQHPRAESIRILRTNLQFVDVDHDRTVITVTSAVEAEGKTSTACNLAIALAQSGLRVALVEGDLRRPQLAEQFGLESTVGLTTVLVGRVELDEAMQETEIPGLDVLTSGARPPNPAEIVQTGAMEQLVADLRRAYDIVLIDAPPLLPVTDATILALLSDGALLVVRHGRTGHDQVRAAVERLQTVGATLFGTVLSMSPRRAAGRFGYGYEYATQSSRRRPRRGR; this is encoded by the coding sequence GTGGTGCTGCTGGGGCTGCTGGGCGCGCTGGCGGGGCAGCTCGTCGTGTCGGGCCTCACACCGCGCTACGAGGCCTCGGCCGAGGTCCTCGTCTCCTCCCCGCCGGCGAGCGTCGACGGCTCGGCCCGCGCCGTCACCGCTCGCACGGTCGAGTCCTACGGCCGCCTGCTCTCCCAGCCCTACCTCCTCGACCGCGCCGCACGGGCGCTCGACGAGTCGTCGCTGCCCGCCGACTCCGTGCGTTCCGGCGTGGTCGGCGACAGCGACGTCCTGCGCGTGACGGTCCGCGACGACAGCCTCGACGTGGCGCGCGAGCGGGCAGGCGCGATCGCCGAGGCGTTCACCGCCTGGCTCGAGGACAGCCAGCAGGCGCTGCGCCCGAACCAGCAGGTCACGGGTCTGGTCATCGACCCCGGCACCGGCTCGACCGGTCCCGTCTCGCCCCGACGCTGGCCCTACCTCCTCGGCGGTCTGCTCGTCGGGCTGCTGCTCGGCCTCGGCGTCGCGCGCTGGCGCCAGCTCGCCGACCGCGGGGTCGCGTCGGCGGACGAGCTCGAGGCGACCACCGAGGCGCCCCTGCTCGGCGCCATCGCCTACGACCGCAGCGTCCAGGACGCGCCGCTCCTCACCTCGCTGTCGCCGCAGCACCCGCGCGCGGAGTCCATCCGCATCCTGCGCACGAACCTGCAGTTCGTCGACGTCGACCACGACCGCACCGTCATCACCGTCACGAGCGCGGTGGAGGCCGAGGGCAAGACGTCGACGGCCTGCAACCTGGCCATCGCGCTCGCACAGTCGGGCCTGCGGGTCGCGCTCGTGGAGGGCGACCTGCGCCGTCCTCAGCTCGCCGAGCAGTTCGGGCTCGAGAGCACGGTCGGCCTGACCACGGTCCTCGTCGGCCGGGTCGAGCTCGACGAGGCGATGCAGGAGACCGAGATCCCCGGCCTCGACGTGCTCACGAGCGGCGCCCGGCCGCCGAACCCGGCGGAGATCGTGCAGACCGGCGCCATGGAGCAGCTGGTCGCCGACCTGCGCCGCGCCTACGACATCGTGCTCATCGACGCACCTCCACTGCTGCCCGTCACCGACGCGACGATCCTGGCCCTGTTGTCCGACGGCGCCCTGCTCGTCGTGCGCCACGGCCGCACCGGCCACGACCAGGTGCGCGCTGCCGTCGAGCGGCTGCAAACGGTGGGCGCGACGCTCTTCGGCACGGTGCTCTCGATGTCGCCACGCCGCGCCGCAGGACGCTTCGGCTACGGGTACGAGTACGCGACGCAGTCGTCGCGACGTCGCCCGCGCCGCGGTCGCTGA